The following proteins come from a genomic window of Miscanthus floridulus cultivar M001 chromosome 2, ASM1932011v1, whole genome shotgun sequence:
- the LOC136535827 gene encoding homeobox-leucine zipper protein HOX10-like, with translation MAAAVAMRGGSSDSGGFDKVPGMDSGKYVRYTPEQVEMLERLYIDCPKPSSSRRQQLLRECPILSNIEPKQIKVWFQNRRCRDKQRKESSRLQAVNRKLTAMNKLLMEENERLQKQVSQLVHENAHMRQQLQNTSLANDTSCESNVTTPPNPIRDASNPSGLLAIAEETFTEFLSKATGTAIDWVQMPGMKPGPDSVGIVAISHGCRGVAARACGLVNLEPTKVIEILKDRPSWFRDCRSLEVFTMFPAGSGGTVELIYMQMYAPTTLVPARDFWTLRYTTTMEDGSLVVCERSLSGSGGGPNTASAQQFVRAEMLPSGYLVRPCEGGGSIVHIVDHLDLEAWSVPEVLRPLYESSRVVAQKMTTVALRHLRQIAQETSGEVVYALGRQPAVLRTFSQRLSRGFNDAISGFNDDGWSVMGGDGIEDVVVACNSTKKIRNNSNAGITFGAPGGIICAKASMLLQSVPPAVLVRFLRGHRSEWADYNIDAFLASSLKASVCSLPGLRPMRFSGGQMIMPLAHTVENEEILEVVRLEGQPLTHDEALLSRDIHLLQLCTGIDEKSVGSSFQLVFAPIDEHFPDDAPLISSGFRVIPLDMKTDGVSSGRTLDLASSLDVGSAAPQASGDASPDDCNLRSVLTIAFQFPCEMHLQDSVATMARQYVRSVVSAVQRVSMAISPSQSGLNAGQRMLSDLPEAATLARWVCQSYHYHLGVELLNQSDEAGEALLKMLWHHPDAVLCCSFKEKPMFTFANKAGLDMLETSLIALQDLTLDKIFDESGRNAIFSDISKLMEQGYAYLPSGVCMSGMGRHVSFDQAVAWKVLGQDSNVHCLAFCFVNWSFV, from the exons ATGGCTGCCGCGGTGGCGATGCGAGGGGGAAGCAGTGACAGCGGAGGATTTGATAAGGTTCCCGGGATGGACTCGGGGAAATACGTGCGCTACACCCCGGAGCAAGTTGAGATGCTCGAGCGGCTCTACATAGATTGCCCCAAGCCAAGCTCCTCACGGCGGCAGCAACTGCTGCGCGAGTGTCCTATACTCTCCAACATTGAGCCAAAGCAGATCAAGGTCTGGTTCCAGAACCGAAG GTGCCGCGATAAGCAGCGGAAGGAGTCATCGCGGCTTCAAGCTGTGAACAGAAAGCTGACGGCAATGAACAAGCTTCTTATGGAAGAGAATGAGCGTCTTCAGAAGCAAGTTTCTCAGTTGGTTCATGAAAATGCGCACATGCGGCAGCAGCTGCAGAAT ACTTCATTGGCCAATGATACAAGCTGTGAATCAAATGTCACTACCCCTCCAAACCCTATAAGGGATGCAAGTAACCCTTCTGG ACTCCTTGCGATTGCAGAGGAGACCTTCACAGAGTTCCTCTCAAAGGCTACTGGGACAGCTATTGATTGGGTCCAGATGCCTGGGATGAAG CCTGGTCCGGATTCGGTTGGTATCGTGGCCATTTCGCATGGTTGCCGTGGCGTTGCTGCCCGCGCCTGTGGTTTGGTGAATCTAGAACCAACAAAA GTCATAGAGATCTTGAAAGATCGTCCCTCTTGGTTCCGTGATTGTCGAAGTCTTGAAGTGTTTACAATGTTTCCAGCTGGAAGTGGGGGAACAGTTGAACTTATCTACATGCAG ATGTATGCCCCAACAACTTTAGTCCCTGCACGTGATTTTTGGACGTTACGATACACGACAACAATGGAAGATGGTAGCCTTGTG GTCTGTGAGAGATCCTTGAGTGGTTCTGGAGGCGGTCCAAATACAGCCTCTGCACAGCAATTTGTTAGGGCTGAGATGCTTCCAAGTGGGTATTTAGTTCGCCCATGCGAAGGTGGAGGTTCGATTGTGCATATAGTGGACCATCTAGATCTCGAG GCATGGAGCGTTCCTGAAGTGCTTCGACCGCTGTATGAGTCTTCTAGAGTAGTTGCTCAGAAAATGACTACTGTG GCACTGCGCCACCTTAGACAAATTGCTCAAGAAACAAGTGGAGAAGTAGTGTACGCCTTGGGAAGGCAACCTGCAGTCCTACGGACCTTTAGTCAAAGACTAAGCAG GGGGTTTAATGATGCCATTAGCGGTTTCAATGATGATGGCTGGTCTGTAATGGGGGGAGATGGCATTGAAGACGTTGTTGTTGCTTGCAACTCAACCAAGAAAATTAGGAATAACAGCAATGCTGGGATTACATTTGGAGCCCCTGGAGGCATTATTTGTGCGAAGGCATCCATGTTACTGCAG AGCGTCCCACCGGCAGTACTGGTCCGATTTCTGAGGGGGCATAGATCTGAATGGGCCGATTACAATATTGATGCATTTTTGGCTTCATCACTGAAGGCCAGTGTGTGCTCACTTCCTGGGTTGCGACCCATGAGATTTTCGGGGGGGCAGATGATCATGCCACTTGCTCACACAGTGGAGAACGAGGAG ATTCTTGAAGTTGTCCGCCTTGAAGGGCAACCTCTTACTCATGATGAAGCTCTTCTTTCAAGGGACATCCACCTTCTCCAG CTTTGCACTGGAATAGATGAGAAATCTGTGGGTTCCTCCTTCCAGCTTGTGTTTGCACCAATTGATGAGCATTTTCCGGATGATGCTCCATTGATTTCTTCTGGCTTTCGTGTCATACCACTTGATATGAAAACA GATGGTGTATCCTCTGGTAGGACGCTAGATTTGGCATCTAGTCTTGATGTGGGTTCTGCTGCACCCCAAGCCTCAGGGGATGCATCTCCAGATGACTGTAATTTGAGATCTGTGCTGACAATCGCCTTTCAATTCCCTTGTGAGATGCACCTTCAGGACAGCGTTGCAACTATGGCCCGTCAATATGTTCGTAGTGTTGTTTCTGCTGTGCAAAGAGTGTCAATGGCTATATCTCCCTCCCAATCTGGTCTAAATGCTGGGCAGAGGATGCTTTCTGACCTCCCTGAAGCTGCCACACTTGCTAGATGGGTTTGCCAGAGTTATCA CTACCATCTAGGTGTGGAATTACTTAATCAATCAGATGAAGCTGGTGAAGCATTGTTGAAAATGCTCTGGCATCATCCAGACGCTGTTCTGTGCTGCTCTTTTAAG GAGAAACCTATGTTTACGTTTGCAAACAAGGCAGGGCTTGACATGTTAGAAACATCTCTTATTGCCCTGCAAGACCTGACGCTAGACAAGATCTTCGACGAGTCAGGAAGGAACGCAATATTCTCAGATATCTCAAAACTAATGGAACAG